Proteins found in one Halococcus agarilyticus genomic segment:
- a CDS encoding phosphoribosylaminoimidazolesuccinocarboxamide synthase gives MTSVKEFRTEEPATADAPGSGRFVFTDAYSVFDWGQMPDSIPEKGRSLCAMGAYNFELLEAEGVPTHYRGVVDPTVDEAGGEPEAVELDAVAEPPREMAIDLVQVPDLPAEDGSYDYETFHAAAGENYLIPLEIVFRNSVPVGSSLRSRRDPGAVGLDAAEWPDDPVNLPEPVVEFSTKFEEQDRYLTREEADRIAGRATLDDLAAVAREVNRVVTDRAESVGMAHEDGKIECCYVDGEIRVADVVGTFDENRFSYDAQEISKEVLRQYHKRTQPEWVAAVDAAKTAADEQGETDWRALCEREPEPLGAGVIDAASDLYTAGTNAYLDRELFDAPTLDDAVAAVRSLGD, from the coding sequence ATGACCAGCGTCAAGGAGTTCCGGACCGAGGAGCCCGCCACCGCCGACGCGCCAGGCAGCGGGCGATTCGTCTTCACCGACGCCTACTCGGTGTTCGACTGGGGGCAGATGCCCGATTCCATCCCCGAGAAGGGCCGCTCCCTCTGTGCGATGGGCGCGTACAACTTCGAACTGCTCGAAGCCGAGGGGGTTCCGACCCACTACCGGGGCGTTGTCGATCCGACCGTCGACGAAGCGGGCGGGGAGCCCGAGGCGGTCGAGCTGGACGCCGTCGCGGAACCGCCCCGTGAGATGGCGATCGATCTCGTCCAGGTGCCGGACCTCCCCGCCGAGGACGGAAGCTACGACTACGAGACGTTCCACGCTGCGGCGGGCGAGAACTACCTGATCCCGCTCGAAATCGTCTTCCGGAACAGCGTACCGGTGGGATCGAGCCTGCGCTCGCGCCGCGATCCCGGTGCGGTGGGTCTCGACGCGGCCGAGTGGCCCGACGACCCGGTCAACCTTCCGGAACCGGTCGTCGAGTTCTCGACGAAGTTCGAGGAGCAGGACCGGTATCTCACGCGCGAGGAGGCCGACCGGATCGCAGGACGGGCGACGCTCGACGATCTCGCGGCGGTCGCGCGCGAGGTCAACCGGGTCGTGACCGATCGAGCCGAATCGGTCGGGATGGCCCACGAGGACGGCAAGATCGAGTGCTGTTACGTCGACGGCGAGATCCGGGTCGCGGACGTGGTCGGGACGTTCGACGAGAACCGGTTTTCCTACGACGCACAGGAAATTTCGAAGGAGGTGCTCAGACAGTACCACAAGCGCACCCAACCAGAGTGGGTCGCGGCAGTCGACGCCGCGAAGACCGCAGCCGACGAGCAGGGCGAAACCGACTGGCGCGCGCTGTGCGAGCGCGAACCCGAACCGCTCGGCGCGGGCGTGATCGACGCCGCGAGCGATCTCTACACCGCAGGCACGAACGCCTACCTCGATCGAGAGCTGTTCGACGCACCGACACTCGACGACGCGGTTGCAGCCGTGCGCTCGCTCGGCGACTGA
- a CDS encoding formyltetrahydrofolate deformylase, protein MNPRLTEITVIGDDDTGLIARITSLLFERGVNIEDLDQAVREDLFRMTMRVDTGEMDGSKDDLRRALDELCEELEMDVQVRFPADRETRQVAVLATKESHCLDALFDAWETGDPDAEIGVVVANHDDLAPIAEAHDVPFYNVGDAGGVPDEEWLLDILDEHDIDLVVLARYMRILSPNVVFRYESRIINIHPSLLPAFPGAEPYRQALDAGVRIAGVTAHYVTTDLDQGPIIAQRAFNVPDDATVEDLERRGQPLEAEALVEAVRLHLEDDLVVGRGRTHLRNGENADLGLPDEIERLNPDQPVDDATPPAGEAASTSDD, encoded by the coding sequence ATGAACCCGCGACTCACCGAGATCACGGTGATCGGCGACGACGACACCGGCCTGATCGCCCGGATCACCTCCCTTCTCTTCGAGCGTGGAGTCAACATCGAAGATCTCGATCAGGCGGTTCGAGAGGATCTGTTCCGGATGACGATGCGAGTCGACACGGGCGAGATGGACGGCTCGAAGGACGATCTCCGACGGGCGCTCGACGAGCTCTGTGAGGAGCTGGAAATGGACGTCCAGGTCCGTTTTCCTGCGGACCGCGAGACCAGGCAGGTCGCGGTGCTCGCAACGAAGGAATCGCACTGCCTCGACGCGCTGTTCGACGCGTGGGAGACGGGCGATCCCGACGCCGAGATCGGGGTCGTGGTCGCGAACCACGACGATCTCGCGCCGATCGCCGAGGCCCACGACGTACCGTTCTATAACGTCGGCGACGCGGGCGGCGTCCCCGACGAGGAGTGGCTGCTCGACATCCTCGACGAGCACGACATCGACCTCGTGGTGCTCGCGCGCTACATGCGCATCCTGAGTCCCAACGTGGTGTTTCGCTACGAGAGTCGCATCATCAACATCCATCCCTCGCTGCTGCCTGCCTTCCCCGGTGCGGAGCCGTACCGCCAGGCGCTCGACGCCGGAGTCCGGATCGCCGGTGTCACCGCCCACTACGTCACGACCGACCTCGACCAGGGGCCGATCATCGCCCAGCGCGCGTTCAATGTGCCCGACGACGCCACCGTCGAAGACCTCGAACGCCGCGGCCAGCCCCTCGAAGCCGAGGCGCTCGTCGAGGCAGTGCGCCTCCACCTCGAAGACGATCTCGTCGTCGGTCGAGGCCGAACCCACCTCCGCAACGGCGAGAACGCCGATCTCGGACTTCCCGACGAGATCGAGCGACTGAACCCGGATCAGCCGGTCGACGACGCGACGCCACCCGCTGGCGAGGCGGCTAGCACGAGCGACGACTGA
- the purQ gene encoding phosphoribosylformylglycinamidine synthase I, with amino-acid sequence MTVSVIQFGGSNCDRDAVRALRDVGVDAERTWHEDGLPEDPSGIVLPGGFSYGDYLRAGAMAGRAPILQDVRDAVNEGVPVLGICNGAQVGCEAGLTPGAFTTNASARFQCEHVHLRVENADTPWTRSFEPGDVIELPIAHGEGRFEIDEERLADLDADDRVLFRYCDADGNVRPAANPNGSTGAVAGVCGEREHVAVLMPHPERATLPELGGTDGRGILRGFAE; translated from the coding sequence ATGACAGTCTCGGTCATCCAGTTCGGCGGCTCGAACTGCGATCGCGACGCGGTTCGTGCGCTTCGGGATGTGGGGGTCGACGCCGAGCGGACGTGGCACGAGGACGGACTCCCCGAGGACCCTTCGGGAATCGTCCTGCCTGGCGGCTTCTCCTATGGCGACTACCTCCGGGCTGGCGCGATGGCCGGGCGCGCGCCGATCCTCCAGGACGTTCGCGACGCCGTGAACGAAGGCGTGCCGGTGCTCGGGATCTGTAACGGCGCGCAGGTCGGCTGCGAGGCGGGCCTCACGCCTGGCGCGTTCACCACCAACGCGAGCGCGCGCTTCCAGTGCGAGCACGTCCACCTCCGTGTCGAGAACGCCGACACGCCGTGGACGCGATCGTTCGAGCCAGGCGACGTGATCGAACTCCCGATCGCCCACGGCGAGGGCCGGTTCGAGATCGACGAGGAGCGCCTCGCCGACCTCGACGCCGACGATCGAGTGCTCTTTCGGTACTGCGACGCCGACGGGAACGTGCGGCCGGCGGCGAACCCGAACGGCTCGACGGGCGCGGTGGCGGGCGTGTGCGGCGAGCGCGAGCACGTCGCCGTGTTGATGCCCCATCCCGAGCGGGCGACCCTGCCGGAACTCGGCGGGACCGACGGCCGCGGTATCCTGCGCGGGTTCGCGGAGTAG
- the purS gene encoding phosphoribosylformylglycinamidine synthase subunit PurS yields the protein MTAYTAVVTVRLKRGVLDPEAETTARALERLGFELDELRAADRFEVDLDAESEEAAAERADAMAERLLANPTIHDYTVTVEPR from the coding sequence ATGACCGCCTACACCGCCGTCGTCACCGTTCGATTAAAGCGGGGCGTGCTCGACCCCGAGGCCGAGACCACCGCCCGCGCGCTCGAACGTCTCGGATTCGAGCTGGACGAGCTCCGCGCGGCCGACCGCTTCGAGGTCGATCTCGACGCCGAAAGCGAGGAGGCGGCCGCAGAGCGCGCGGACGCGATGGCCGAACGCCTGCTCGCCAACCCGACCATCCACGACTACACCGTGACGGTCGAACCCCGATGA